In Nerophis lumbriciformis linkage group LG12, RoL_Nlum_v2.1, whole genome shotgun sequence, a single genomic region encodes these proteins:
- the ankrd34bb gene encoding LOW QUALITY PROTEIN: ankyrin repeat domain 34Bb (The sequence of the model RefSeq protein was modified relative to this genomic sequence to represent the inferred CDS: substituted 1 base at 1 genomic stop codon) — translation MDEVRTDGNSLLKAIYLSRLRLTRLLLEGGAYINESNEHGETPLMVACKTRHSDTQSVPKHKMVQYLLENGADPNIQDKSGKTALIHACLCQAGSETLSLLLGNGADPTLQDNTGLSAVVYAIHTGNRDIVKILLDACKAKGKEVIIIATDKLASGHLSTKQYLNVPPPSDPEERFYSAPTCSSQRRLPPQGSSANASPQPESTKNSNVAVGEFQPGSPGKPPSPLCVDKRLGLQRLHSEQWSKGPSLLLQKRQSSLLTEEQVEEGLSLHRPPISTDVKDGLFNNMSGDDDKTGSGRRFARKMSYDSSSSHPNLHQENNLSFSTCASDRPYDSLRHFNISSLQNVIFRRNIGVDHYSSDSQLLQLDSKDRSSKGAGPARPKMANSRSSTLSGSRESLDYSVPRRGSGALLQDHIASTRPGYLPPLNPHAPIPDIGVSCGSLCPSAGSGKAVTVAFKDPQPALPCVFPRDLKSNKMLWRRHSMQSEQIKQLANFEEKXEH, via the exons ATGGATGAGGTGCGAACAGATGGCAATTCTCTGCTGAAGGCCATTTATCTGAGTCGTCTGCGTCTAACTCGGCTGCTGTTGGAGGGAGGGGCATATATCAACGAGAGCAACGAACACGGAGAGACGCCACTAATGGTGGCTTGCAAGACACGCCACTCAGACACACAGAGTGTTCCCAAACACAAGATGGTCCA GTATCTCCTGGAAAATGGCGCGGACCCAAACATCCAAGACAAGAGTGGGAAAACCGCCTTGATACACGCGTGCCTCTGCCAGGCCGGGAGTGAAACTCTGTCCCTTCTGCTGGGCAACGGCGCCGATCCAACTCTGCAGGACAACACGGGCTTGTCAGCGGTGGTCTACGCCATCCATACAGGCAACAGGGACATCGTCAAGATCCTCTTGGACGCCTGCAAAGCAAAGGGCAAGGAGGTGATCATCATCGCCACCGACAAGCTGGCATCCGGCCATCTGAGCACAAAGCAGTACTTAAACGTTCCTCCACCTTCGGACCCCGAGGAGCGTTTCTACTCTGCTCCGACTTGCTCTTCTCAGCGCCGGCTTCCTCCGCAGGGGTCCTCAGCCAACGCATCTCCCCAGCCTGAAAGTACAAAGAACTCAAATGTTGCAGTGGGTGAATTTCAACCAGGTTCTCCTGGTAAACCTCCTAGTCCGTTATGTGTGGATAAGCGCCTTGGTCTCCAGAGACTCCACTCAGAGCAGTGGTCTAAAGGTCCATCCTTGTTGCTTCAGAAGAGGCAGAGCTCCTTGCTGACAGAGGAGCAGGTGGAAGAAGGTCTGAGCCTCCATCGACCTCCTATTAGTACGGACGTGAAAGATGGCCTCTTCAACAACATGTCAGGCGATGACGACAAAACTGGATCTGGAAGGCGCTTCGCTCGAAAGATGTCCTACGATAGTTCTTCTTCGCACCCCAACTTGCATCAGGAGAACAATCTTTCCTTTTCCACCTGTGCCAGCGACCGTCCGTACGACAGTCTTCGACACTTCAACATTTCCAGTCTGCAGAACGTGATTTTCCGGCGCAACATCGGCGTGGACCATTACAGTTCCGACTCCCAGTTGCTGCAGTTGGACAGCAAAGACAGAAGCTCCAAAGGAGCCGGACCAGCCAGGCCCAAGATGGCCAACAGCAGGTCCTCCACCCTGTCCGGTTCCAGAGAGTCTCTGGATTATTCTGTTCCACGGAGAGGCTCAGGGGCACTCCTTCAGGATCACATCGCCTCCACTCGACCCGGGTATCTCCCGCCTCTGAACCCCCACGCTCCTATTCCGGACATTGGTGTCAGCTGCGGCTCCTTGTGTCCTAGCGCTGGGAGCGGCAAAGCGGTCACTGTTGCTTTTAAAGATCCACAGCCCGCTCTGCCCTGTGTTTTTCCAAGGGACCTAAAGTCCAATAAAATGCTGTGGAGGCGTCACTCCATGCAGAGCGAGCAGATTAAGCAGCTGGCCAACTTTGAAGAAAAGTAGGAACACTGA